Sequence from the Candidatus Eisenbacteria bacterium genome:
CCGCGCGCGAGCCACCCCTGCCACTCGTCCCACAGCCTTGCGGCCTCCCGCTCCAGGCGCACAAGGTCGCCGTCGTTGACCACCACGTGGTCGGCCAGCTTCACCCGCCCGGCATCGGGCATCTGCGCGTCCAGCCGCGCCGCGGCGGCGGCCTCGTCCAGGCCGCGCTGGGCGCGCAAGCGCTCGAGCTTCGCCGCGCGGGGCGCGGTGACCACCACCAGCCGATCGTACAGGGTGGCATCCCCCCACTCGGCCAGCAGTGCCGCGTCCAGGATCAGGACGCGCGAGGGGCCCGGGGCGGCGCGGAACGCCTCCAGGCGCCGGTGCAGCTCGGCGATCAGGGGCGGGTGCACCAGCGAGTTTAGCTTCTGCAGCTCCATTCTGTCAGCAAAGACCCGTGCGCCCAGACGGCGCCGGTCGAAATCGCCGTCCGGTCCCAGCGCGTCGCGGCCGAACGCCTCCACGAGCCGGGCGAACACCGGCGAGCCCGCCCGCAGCAGCGCCTGGCCCACCGCGTCGGCGTCCAGGCAGCCCGCGCCGCGCCCGGTCCACAGACGGCACAGCGTGGACTTCCCGGAGCCGGCGGAGCCGCTCACCCCCACGCACAGGCTGCCGCGATCAGTGGATTTCAAACCAGTTGTCCCCCGTGCCCACCGAGGCCGCCAGCGGCACGTCCAACCGGGCGGCTCCCTCCATGCAGGAGCGCGCCAGCGCGGCCACATCGTCCGCCACGTCCGCCTCGGCCTCCAGCACCAGCTCGTCGTGCACCTGGATCAGCAGCCGCCCCGCCAGCCCGCGCTCGCGGATGGCGGCGTCGAGGTCCAGCATGGCGCGCTTCACCAGGTCGGCCGCCGAGCCTTGCAGCGGCGCGTTGAGCGCCACCCGCTCAGCCCCCGCCGAAGCTCGCCGGTCGGCGCTGCGCAGGTCGGCCACCCCGATGCGCCGCCCGAAGAGGGTGGTCACGTGGCCGCTCTCGCGCGCCTCCTCCAGCAGCCGCTCCCGGAACGCGCGCACCCGCGGGAGGCGCTCGAAGTAGCGCGCGATGTAGTCGGCGGCCTCCTTCTGCGGGATGCGCAGCTGGCGGGCCAGGGTCTGCGCGCCCATGCCGTACATCAGCCCGAAGTTGATGGTCTTGGCCCGGCCGCGCTGCTCGCCGCTCACTTCCCCGGGCGCGACGCCGAACACCTCGGAGGCGGTGCGGGCATGGATGTCCTCCCCGCGGGCGAAGGCGTCGAGGAACGCGGGCTCGCCCGAGAAGTGCGCCATCATGCGCAGCTCGATCTGCGAGTAGTCGGCCGAGATCATCCTCCAGCCCGGCTCCGCGGCGAAGGCGCGGCGGATCTCCCGGCCCTGCGCGGTGCGGATGGGAATGTTCTGGAGGTTGGGATCGCTGCTCGAGAGACGACCCGAGGGAACCACCGTCTGGTGGAACCGCGCGTGGATGCGGCCGGTGGAGGAATCCACCATCGCCGGCAGCGCGTCCACGTACGTGGACAGGAGCTTCGAAAGCTGGCGGTACTGCAGCACGCGGCCGGGCAGCTCGTGCGCCCCGGAGAGCTCCTCCAGCACGTCGCTGTCGGTGGAGAACCCGGTCTTGGTCTTCCGCCCCGGCGGGAGCCCCAGCTTCTCGAACAGCACCTGCGCCAGCTGGCGCGAGGACTGGATGTTGAACTCGCCGCCGGCCAGCGCATGCACCTCCGCCTCCAGGGCGCGCAGCTCGGAGGTGTAGCGCCCCGAGAGTTCCGCCAGCACCGAGGTGTCCACGCGCACCCCGGCCTCCTCCATCTCGGCCAGCACACGCGCCAGTGGCACCTCCAGGTCGCGGTACAGTTCCAGCTGCCCGCGCGCTTCCAGCGCGCCGCACAGGCGCGGCCCGTCGGCGAGCCGCCTCGAGAGCACCGCCCAGGCGCGCTCCATCCGGGGCCCGGGCCTGGGCGCCGCCGTCTCCAGGCCCAGCGAGAAGTTCTCCCCGGGGGCGGTCTCGTCCCCGGCGGCGGCCTCCAGCAGCGCCGCGCGCGCGGCACCGCGCATCTCCAGCACGTAGGCGGCCAGCGCCAGGTCGTCGCCGGTGCGCGGACCGGGCAGGTCGGCGCGGCGCAGCGCGTGGGCCACGCTCTTGGAGTCCGCCAGCACCAGCTCCGGCCCCGCGCCGAAGAACTCGGCCGCCGCGAGCCGCGCGGCGCCGTGCGCGGAGACGGCCCGCCAGTGCACCGCCGCGCGGCGCACGGGTGTGGCCAGGATCATCCACTCGGGCTCCGTCCCCAGTGCGCCCGCGCCGGCGCCGGTGATCTCCAGCGCCACCCGCGGCTCGGCCAGCCAGGCGCGAAAGACCCGCTCCGCGGCGGTGGGGTCCTCCGCCCGCTCCTCGACCGGGTGATGGAGGAGGGACGCGGGCGCCTCGGCGCGCGCAGCGCCGGGCGAGGGCCCGGACTTCGGACCTCCGGCGACCGCCGGCGCCCCTCCGCCCGCCAACTCCCGGAAGCGGGCTTCGAAGCGGCGGAACTCCCAGCCGTGGCACAGCTCCGCGAGCCTCGCGGCGTCGAACTCGGCCACTGCCAGGGAGTCCAGCGTGGCCTCCACCGGCGCCTCGAGATCCAGCGTCACCAGCTGCTTCGAGAAGTAGGCGTCCTCGCGCCCGGCGCGCAGCTTCTCGCGCAGCGAGGGCGGCATCACCTCCTCGAGCCGCTCGTACACGGCGTCCAGGCTGCCGAACTGGCTCATCAGTTTCACCGCCGTCTTCTCGCCCACCCCGCGCACGC
This genomic interval carries:
- the polA gene encoding DNA polymerase I gives rise to the protein MKLLLVDGMALLYRAYYALIRRPLRDSQGRNTSAIFGFAQVMLSLLEKERPTHWAVAFDTAAPTFRHDQYPDYKAHRPPMPEDLVPQIDEVKKLLEGLRVTLLLRDGFEADDLMAALARRAAAEGADVRLYSGDKDLLQVVDARVHALLPRGSGEEAGEMGPEQVRASWGVDPGHIIDLLALMGDSSDNVPGVRGVGEKTAVKLMSQFGSLDAVYERLEEVMPPSLREKLRAGREDAYFSKQLVTLDLEAPVEATLDSLAVAEFDAARLAELCHGWEFRRFEARFRELAGGGAPAVAGGPKSGPSPGAARAEAPASLLHHPVEERAEDPTAAERVFRAWLAEPRVALEITGAGAGALGTEPEWMILATPVRRAAVHWRAVSAHGAARLAAAEFFGAGPELVLADSKSVAHALRRADLPGPRTGDDLALAAYVLEMRGAARAALLEAAAGDETAPGENFSLGLETAAPRPGPRMERAWAVLSRRLADGPRLCGALEARGQLELYRDLEVPLARVLAEMEEAGVRVDTSVLAELSGRYTSELRALEAEVHALAGGEFNIQSSRQLAQVLFEKLGLPPGRKTKTGFSTDSDVLEELSGAHELPGRVLQYRQLSKLLSTYVDALPAMVDSSTGRIHARFHQTVVPSGRLSSSDPNLQNIPIRTAQGREIRRAFAAEPGWRMISADYSQIELRMMAHFSGEPAFLDAFARGEDIHARTASEVFGVAPGEVSGEQRGRAKTINFGLMYGMGAQTLARQLRIPQKEAADYIARYFERLPRVRAFRERLLEEARESGHVTTLFGRRIGVADLRSADRRASAGAERVALNAPLQGSAADLVKRAMLDLDAAIRERGLAGRLLIQVHDELVLEAEADVADDVAALARSCMEGAARLDVPLAASVGTGDNWFEIH
- a CDS encoding dephospho-CoA kinase is translated as MKSTDRGSLCVGVSGSAGSGKSTLCRLWTGRGAGCLDADAVGQALLRAGSPVFARLVEAFGRDALGPDGDFDRRRLGARVFADRMELQKLNSLVHPPLIAELHRRLEAFRAAPGPSRVLILDAALLAEWGDATLYDRLVVVTAPRAAKLERLRAQRGLDEAAAAARLDAQMPDAGRVKLADHVVVNDGDLVRLEREAARLWDEWQGWLARGGLPEGRGN